From a region of the Rhipicephalus microplus isolate Deutch F79 chromosome X, USDA_Rmic, whole genome shotgun sequence genome:
- the LOC119161938 gene encoding uncharacterized protein LOC119161938 encodes MAALGEPETQVVDPRGPLPCRLVLERDEEVVGRRSNCSIRVRSAIVSRHHAIFRRDETGQWRVADYSSLHGVYVNGQRVETERPRLLRQDDVLSLGPPQRTKLHFRFVTDDPPHRGGDAGQRLTDATTSRPRAFLIMIGGGGANLLPRERDSGNEVSNRSAAPTADEGESDSSPAWSPDGDNNKVLQHAESPNRFAMVGRSDAFSEHSKTRLSLCNNAVRKVESIMENELTCAICSELFVEAAMLQCGHTFCSYCIHHWRKQKNMCPFCLTAISSVTRSFIVDNIIDELVCFKPELKRVREAVARSRSAASKGHPSKH; translated from the coding sequence ATGGCGGCCCTGGGTGAGCCAGAGACTCAAGTCGTCGACCCTAGAGGTCCCCTGCCCTGCCGTCTGGTGCTGGAAAGAGACGAGGAAGTGGTCGGGCGCCGCAGTAACTGCAGCATACGTGTGCGTTCCGCCATTGTGTCAAGGCACCACGCCATCTTCAGACGCGACGAAACGGGTCAGTGGCGAGTCGCGGACTATTCGAGTTTGCACGGTGTGTACGTAAATGGCCAGCGAGTCGAGACGGAGAGGCCGCGGCTTCTTCGACAGGATGATGTGCTATCGCTTGGTCCACCGCAGCGTACCAAGCTACATTTTCGATTCGTCACAGACGACCCTCCGCATCGAGGTGGTGATGCAGGTCAACGTCTGACGGATGCGACCACCTCTAGACCTCGCGCATTTCTCATCATGATCGGTGGTGGTGGCGCCAACCTGCTTCCAAGAGAGCGCGACAGTGGCAATGAAGTCTCGAACCGGTCGGCAGCGCCCACGGCTGATGAAGGCGAAAGTGACTCGTCGCCCGCTTGGTCCCCCGATGGAGACAACAACAAGGTTCTGCAGCACGCTGAATCACCCAACAGATTCGCAATGGTGGGCCGGAGTGATGCCTTCTCCGAGCACAGCAAGACCAGGCTGTCCTTATGCAACAATGCAGTGCGCAAAGTCGAAAGCATCATGGAGAACGAGCTGACGTGTGCTATCTGCAGCGAGCTGTTCGTGGAAGCCGCCATGCTTCAGTGTGGTCACACTTTCTGCTCATACTGCATTCACCACTGGAGGAAACAGAAGAACATGTGTCCTTTCTGCCTCACCGCAATCAGCTCCGTCACAAGGTCCTTCATTGTGGACAACATCATCGACGAACTGGTTTGTTTCAAACCAGAGCTTAAGCGTGTTCGGGAGGCTGTGGCACGCTCCAGATCAGCAGCTTCAAAGGGTCACCCTTCAAAGCACTGA